CAGCTGCCGCTCCAAGATAACCCCACAAACTTATCATCACAAAACATGACGGTAGATACACCCCCGCGCAGATAAGCATATTTCTGACTACCAACTTTTCATTATTAGCCGATATTAAATAATACAACGCCAGTTCATTCATAAAAAAAACAAACAGTATCCCCGCCATAATCTGCAGCGCAATATGTGCATTAACAAACTTTACGCCATAAAAAACCAAAATTATCTGTTTTGACAATAAGAACATCCCAACCGCCATCGGCAGTGCAACCGATAACATAAATAATAATGATTTAGTAAACGCGCGGCTATACTTTTCCTGTTCACCCGCAAAATATTTTATAATAAACGGCAACACCGCCGCCATAAATACTGACGGCATAAACATCAACCCTTCAACAAACCTGAACGCCGCACCGTACCACCCCACTTCCGTCGCATGCCTTAACCATCCAAGCAAGACCACGTTAAGCTTAAAATACGCAGCGCCAAGTATCATAATTACACCCAGTGGAAACGCGGAAACAATAATCCCGTACCAGTTCCTGAACTCCGGCTTAATCAATCTTAACCCCAGCTTTGATGCAGTAAACACCACAGCAAAAATACACGCGATAACCGCCCCAGCGACCAGCGCTACCGCCAATCCGTACATCCCGGCGTTCAAAACATAAAGAGCTACAGTCCCGATCACTGCCAAAAGCAACCGCCACACAATCATTAACCCGGTTTCATAATACATCTTAGAAATTCCGCGGTAGTATGAATTGTATACATCCAGAAACGCGGATATCGTCAATGCAAGACAGATCAGTAAAATAAACAGGTAATATTCACGTGTCTGAACGTTCAGCCATGCCACCACTGCAAACACTGCAAGTACAAGTAAGCTCAAAACAAATTTTATACTCAAAATATCGGAAATAACGCTATTAGCCTTCTCCGCGGACTGGCTAATAATTTTTACAGCGAACGTATTAGTCCCGAGGTCTGTGAAGGTAACAAAAAAACTTGATAACGCAAGGGCATACGTAAAATACCCAAACCGTTCATCCCCGAGAAACCGCGCGATAAGTATAAAAAATACGAACCATACAAGTTTTACGATAAGCTCGCCGGCCCACCGCGTAAAAGTATTCAACGCAACCAACTGCGGTACCGGCATATAAATTTACCTGCTATTCCGTTTCTTCATTTCATACGCCTCAACATATATTTTGTAGGTATCCTCAACAATATTCTGCCATTCATACTTCACAACTTTTTCCCGTGATAACCTTCGAGCAGACTCACGAACAGCGTTATTATAAACAAGTGCTTTAATTTTTGCGGCAAGTTCATGGCTATCATACGCATCTTCCAATACTAAACCATTCTCATTCTTGACAAGAAACGACGTTCCCGCCACACGGCTGATAATCACAGGCAATCCGCAGGCCATAGCTTCGAGTACAACCAAGCCGGTAGGTTCATATTTTGTAGGTAAAACAAAAATGTCTGCACTGCTGTAGTACTCAACAATACGATTTGTTTGATTGACAAACCGCACTTGTTTATCCACTCCGCATCTCCGAGCCAACAGTTTATAATACCCGTTATCACCCTCACCTACTACATAAAGTTTAAGCGCAGAATCTCCAATCAGTGATAACGCAGTGATAGCTTCCCCCACACCTTTCCTGCGGAACTCATTTGCTACCAACAAAACAACCTTATCCTCCGGTGTGAGCCCAAACCGTTTCCGGCATTCATTCCTTATGGAACTACACTTATCGGGTGAAAACTCTGAAATATCCACCCCGGGGATCAATGCAGTGATATCGTCAGAAGGTAGATTATGATATCTAACAAGTTCATCCTTAACATTTTGCGAAACTGCAATGATTTTTTTATACCTCCCAGGATAATAATTATATTTTTCATTTGCCAGTAACACATGATGCAAAGGATTAAGCGTTTTCTTAACTTGTTCCTTAATACCAATCCCCCGGGAATGCGCCACCCATGCTGCGTGGCAACTATGCGCAGTGATCACATCCTGTATTCTTGCATTCGCTCCCTGGTTATGAAGAATATCAAACTCAGGTTCACTCCGGAGAATCATGTTTGTCACATTATGACTAAACGTGAATAACTGCATAAAAAACGGCTTTCTCATCATCGGCACTTTATGAAACACAATTTTTGACGGTTCATCTTCAGGTACTACACCTGTAAAAACATGTATATCCGCTCTCTCCGCAAGCCCGCGTGCAAGCTGGCGGACATAACGTTCAATCCCGCCTGGTTTTGTGTAGTCAGGAACAAAATATGCTATTTTCACAATCTATTTTCTTTCTCACTGTTTAACGCATTAGCGTATATGATAAAAGGCAACGCAAACGTAAAAATATACAACTCCTTGATACCATGAACAAACGGGTCACCGAACTGTATACTCACAAATACAGATATGATACACCCCAACACCCCAAGCCAAATAACCTGCAACTCATTTTCATTCATCCACTCGTATTTACTGATCCAGAAATACAACACTGCAAGGTACATCCATATATACGCTATCAACCCGGGAATCCCTTGCTCCGCGAAGATTTGCAGCATAATGTTATGCACCATCTCAGGAAATTCCGCACCGTTATTATACCGGGTAGAAACGTACTGAAAATTCCCTGACCCTACACCGGTCAACGGATTATCCGCTGCCATAACGAACGCGGTGTTCATATACAACAACCTCGCCTGGATTGAGGAATCAAACTTATTAAACGACGACTTTACCCGGTCCATCACAATATCAGGTGAAAAGGTTAATCCTAAAATTATAAGCAACCCGGCAATCACAACAGTCCTCCACGTATATTTTATCAACCCAACGAAGAACAACGCTACCCCCAAAGCTAACCAACTTCCGCGGGATAATGTCAATACCATCGCTACCAGCTGTATTACCAGCGATACAGCAATTACAAGTTTTTCTATCCATTTTTTATCCCACATAAATACTAGTGTCAACGGCATGGTTATATTTAGATAGGTCGCCAATGCATTCGGCTGGTCATATGTCCCCACAGCACGGTGCAACCCAAAAGTTACCGGTGTAAGAATATAACTTGCAATCCCAGCAATCCCCGCGAATAACGCACCGGCAGTTATCACCCAGAATACTGTGGTATAACCATTTTTTTTATTGGATAACACATCAAGAAAGAGTATATATACGACAAATATCTCAATAAACTTCACAGTTTCCTTTATCACCAGAGAAACATTCCCTGCGGATACTGCCGATAAAAATAAACTCGCTATAAACAACACTATCGGCGCTGTAACCATATTTTCTTTGATAGAGCATACCAACTCACGGATTGTTGTATAACGCAACCTATAAAATACCCATACCGCAAATGTGCACAGGATTAATACATCATTCGTAGTAACCCACATCCCTGCAATCCGGCGTTTAAGCGCAAACGGAACCATCGCAAGGATTAGCAAACACAAAATATTCAGTACACTAATTAGTTTCATAATTTCAATCTTTCCAACCTAACAATATACTGTAAGGGAACACATTACGGTCCTCCTTAGTCTCAGGAATATAGTAGTCATTAATGAAATTAATTGAGATAATATGCCTTCCTTTCGGGAAATGCTGGTTAACAAAATAATACTTCCCAACCGAAGACGTAACATAAAACCGTGCGTACTTGTCATTGTTCACATATATCTCCACTAACGGCCATACATCATTAACCGGACTACCGCGCAGCTCAACTGCGAACCATTCAATATCTTCAGGGAAGGTTATATCAACAAAAGTTTTACCCGTAGAATACATCAACGGCCCCTGCCCTAACCATTGGATGGAAGAACTTTCGGG
The DNA window shown above is from Elusimicrobiota bacterium and carries:
- a CDS encoding oligosaccharide flippase family protein, which translates into the protein MPVPQLVALNTFTRWAGELIVKLVWFVFFILIARFLGDERFGYFTYALALSSFFVTFTDLGTNTFAVKIISQSAEKANSVISDILSIKFVLSLLVLAVFAVVAWLNVQTREYYLFILLICLALTISAFLDVYNSYYRGISKMYYETGLMIVWRLLLAVIGTVALYVLNAGMYGLAVALVAGAVIACIFAVVFTASKLGLRLIKPEFRNWYGIIVSAFPLGVIMILGAAYFKLNVVLLGWLRHATEVGWYGAAFRFVEGLMFMPSVFMAAVLPFIIKYFAGEQEKYSRAFTKSLLFMLSVALPMAVGMFLLSKQIILVFYGVKFVNAHIALQIMAGILFVFFMNELALYYLISANNEKLVVRNMLICAGVYLPSCFVMISLWGYLGAAAALLGAQIVLLIMNYVLLSKNVKITIDKKQITGILWAILIMFFVVRLLQLSGVHVLINVGISSIAYFGMIYFFKVFENEVKMLTELLWKKLV
- a CDS encoding O-antigen ligase family protein, producing MKLISVLNILCLLILAMVPFALKRRIAGMWVTTNDVLILCTFAVWVFYRLRYTTIRELVCSIKENMVTAPIVLFIASLFLSAVSAGNVSLVIKETVKFIEIFVVYILFLDVLSNKKNGYTTVFWVITAGALFAGIAGIASYILTPVTFGLHRAVGTYDQPNALATYLNITMPLTLVFMWDKKWIEKLVIAVSLVIQLVAMVLTLSRGSWLALGVALFFVGLIKYTWRTVVIAGLLIILGLTFSPDIVMDRVKSSFNKFDSSIQARLLYMNTAFVMAADNPLTGVGSGNFQYVSTRYNNGAEFPEMVHNIMLQIFAEQGIPGLIAYIWMYLAVLYFWISKYEWMNENELQVIWLGVLGCIISVFVSIQFGDPFVHGIKELYIFTFALPFIIYANALNSEKENRL
- a CDS encoding glycosyltransferase family 4 protein, with protein sequence MKIAYFVPDYTKPGGIERYVRQLARGLAERADIHVFTGVVPEDEPSKIVFHKVPMMRKPFFMQLFTFSHNVTNMILRSEPEFDILHNQGANARIQDVITAHSCHAAWVAHSRGIGIKEQVKKTLNPLHHVLLANEKYNYYPGRYKKIIAVSQNVKDELVRYHNLPSDDITALIPGVDISEFSPDKCSSIRNECRKRFGLTPEDKVVLLVANEFRRKGVGEAITALSLIGDSALKLYVVGEGDNGYYKLLARRCGVDKQVRFVNQTNRIVEYYSSADIFVLPTKYEPTGLVVLEAMACGLPVIISRVAGTSFLVKNENGLVLEDAYDSHELAAKIKALVYNNAVRESARRLSREKVVKYEWQNIVEDTYKIYVEAYEMKKRNSR